Proteins encoded within one genomic window of Brassica rapa cultivar Chiifu-401-42 chromosome A09, CAAS_Brap_v3.01, whole genome shotgun sequence:
- the LOC103842548 gene encoding auxin-responsive protein SAUR50: protein MVAKRSPKLTQTAMLKQILKRCSSLAKNQCYDEDGLPVDVPKGHFVVYVGEKRSRYIVPISFLTHPKFKSLLQQAEEEFGFKHDMGLTIPCEEVVFRSLTSMIR, encoded by the coding sequence ATGGTGGCAAAGAGATCTCCAAAGCTAACACAAACCGCAATGCTGAAGCAAATCCTCAAGAGATGTTCGAGCTTGGCCAAGAATCAATGCTACGACGAGGATGGTCTGCCTGTAGACGTACCAAAGGGTCATTTCGTGGTCTACGTAGGGGAAAAGCGGAGCCGTTACATTGTACCCATATCCTTCTTGACTCATCCTAAGTTCAAGAGCTTGCTTCAACAGGCAGAGGAAGAGTTCGGATTCAAGCACGACATGGGACTCACTATTCCTTGTGAGGAAGTTGTGTTCCGCTCTCTAACATCCATGATCAGATGA